One Vulcanisaeta thermophila DNA segment encodes these proteins:
- a CDS encoding DUF58 domain-containing protein produces the protein MRPSELLVYIRKVLPLVYVIIGFGKPLVLIPSIALLILELIPRLDRDLELTLAHLIMPGLINNAYSIPLSLVLTMELHNSLRTNRAPWYYYTTALTLSALLSATLLGIYAFTSYLIPLVYITTYSLTTALLFLTARFEFEVDRELRFVAGGRINYTMSIRTSPRIKALMRIETPKNITITPNEVYINGNVQVASTAHYRTGGIKRPRLIITLIDERGLVRIRRVIRHPDITVIPRTQWAMETAQRALAAQGVGDYIDRVTEVREYMPGDPIRRIHWKKSLKLDKLVIKVFSEFSGVINILLLPYASNEVKRDILGGLLIYIITNALLNNREVNVTLLMRDGTIKRYTLNTENALKSIKDIISHLENLRIKYVGGMDQLGQFDEIKRSLRNQIERIVNNNEVLIIGERKWASSLCNPYTNNCILI, from the coding sequence ATGAGGCCCAGTGAACTCCTGGTTTATATCCGTAAGGTACTACCCCTGGTCTACGTAATCATTGGTTTTGGAAAGCCCCTGGTACTGATACCATCCATTGCCCTGCTAATTCTCGAGTTAATACCGAGGCTCGACAGGGATTTGGAATTGACGCTGGCCCACCTAATCATGCCTGGGCTCATTAATAATGCATACTCAATTCCACTATCCCTAGTACTAACCATGGAACTCCACAACTCATTAAGAACCAACAGGGCGCCCTGGTACTACTACACAACCGCCCTAACCCTTTCAGCACTACTATCAGCAACCCTACTGGGTATTTACGCATTCACATCATACCTAATACCCCTAGTATACATAACCACCTACTCCCTAACCACAGCCCTGCTCTTCCTAACGGCAAGGTTCGAGTTTGAGGTTGATAGGGAGTTGAGGTTCGTCGCTGGCGGTAGGATCAACTACACAATGAGCATTAGGACATCGCCGAGGATCAAAGCCCTAATGAGGATTGAAACCCCCAAAAACATAACCATAACACCCAATGAGGTTTACATCAACGGTAACGTACAAGTGGCCTCAACAGCCCATTACAGAACGGGGGGTATCAAGAGGCCCAGGTTAATAATCACATTAATCGACGAGAGGGGTTTGGTCAGGATTAGGAGGGTCATTAGGCACCCCGACATTACCGTAATACCAAGGACCCAATGGGCCATGGAAACCGCCCAGAGGGCTTTAGCAGCCCAGGGAGTTGGTGATTATATTGACCGTGTAACCGAGGTTAGGGAATACATGCCGGGCGACCCCATAAGGAGGATTCACTGGAAGAAGTCCCTCAAGTTGGATAAGCTAGTCATCAAGGTCTTTAGTGAATTCAGCGGGGTAATTAACATCCTATTACTACCCTACGCATCCAATGAAGTTAAAAGAGACATACTAGGAGGCTTATTAATTTACATAATAACCAACGCCCTACTAAACAATAGGGAGGTTAACGTTACCCTCCTAATGAGGGATGGAACAATAAAGAGGTATACACTAAACACGGAAAACGCACTTAAGAGTATCAAGGACATCATATCACACCTAGAAAACCTCAGGATTAAGTATGTAGGCGGTATGGATCAACTGGGACAATTCGACGAGATTAAGAGGAGCTTAAGGAATCAAATTGAAAGAATAGTAAATAATAACGAGGTGCTAATCATTGGTGAGAGAAAGTGGGCCTCATCACTTTGCAACCCATACACTAATAATTGTATTCTGATTTAA
- a CDS encoding ABC transporter ATP-binding protein codes for MVGELRVVNVSKVFRGVPVLVNVSLTARSRVVTCVRGPSGSGKTTLLRIMAGLLRPDTGFVYYDGVDLYGSDGGDITRSVSYVPQDDVLVSSLTIWDNLDLALRVQGLGRDERRRRIEAVAEELGITHILGRRPVEVSGGERRRVSVAIALARDHEVLIMDEPSNSLDIANVDRLISLIRRDASTGSLVVIATHDDYLARCCDVTYGIRSGRLFPASALI; via the coding sequence GTGGTTGGTGAGTTGCGTGTTGTTAATGTTAGTAAGGTGTTTCGTGGTGTGCCTGTGCTTGTTAATGTTAGTTTAACGGCTAGGTCCAGGGTTGTGACGTGCGTTAGGGGGCCCAGTGGTAGTGGTAAGACCACGCTCCTGAGGATAATGGCTGGTTTGTTGAGGCCCGACACTGGGTTTGTTTACTACGATGGTGTGGACCTGTACGGTAGTGATGGTGGTGATATTACCAGGTCCGTATCCTACGTGCCCCAGGATGATGTGTTGGTTTCGTCGCTCACCATTTGGGATAACCTGGACCTTGCGCTTAGGGTTCAGGGGTTGGGTAGGGATGAGAGGAGGCGTAGGATTGAGGCTGTGGCTGAGGAGTTGGGTATTACCCACATCCTGGGTAGGAGGCCGGTGGAGGTTAGTGGTGGTGAGAGGAGGAGGGTTAGTGTGGCCATTGCCCTGGCCAGGGATCACGAGGTATTGATAATGGATGAGCCCAGTAACAGCCTGGATATTGCCAATGTGGATAGGTTAATAAGCCTCATTAGGAGGGATGCGTCCACGGGCTCCCTGGTGGTTATAGCCACTCATGATGATTACCTGGCCAGGTGCTGCGATGTAACCTACGGCATTAGATCAGGTAGGTTATTCCCAGCCTCAGCATTGATTTGA
- a CDS encoding ATP-binding protein: MKRTKLRFANHEIEFINRETAIKQIEELANKGTWWPLVIYGPKGCGKSALLKQAIEVLKEHGYEVSYISPLSRAGEDKVVLTEGLRQLITGISSLLIGDAARLIDTAVELLYNAVRKRLTSRIALLADDVFQAIGLDKAETLVKGFLNMIEYPSVKYERIVVIVATSEGVTWERIGRHRWAEIKIMWNMPKEGFRELHNQLPNPKPDPEQAWKWTGGNPEMLEKLYRADWDINGIINDMIKDRKLDIMIKTLNKEQAQILKQAIEDPDVIYDEAARATPLMEKLIENNLIIRIWHREQRTWIDQPPPDRDPELGIGKYFAWQTPIHREAVKRALKN; the protein is encoded by the coding sequence ATGAAAAGAACCAAACTAAGATTCGCAAACCACGAAATAGAATTCATAAACAGAGAAACAGCCATAAAGCAGATCGAGGAGCTAGCTAATAAAGGCACCTGGTGGCCCCTGGTAATATACGGACCCAAGGGCTGCGGCAAATCCGCACTCCTCAAACAAGCCATTGAAGTACTTAAAGAACATGGTTACGAAGTTTCATACATAAGCCCATTGTCCAGGGCTGGGGAAGATAAGGTGGTTTTAACCGAGGGATTAAGACAGTTAATAACGGGCATTAGCTCACTATTAATTGGCGATGCCGCGAGGCTAATAGACACAGCCGTGGAACTACTCTACAACGCAGTCAGAAAAAGACTCACAAGCAGAATAGCACTACTTGCGGATGACGTCTTCCAAGCCATTGGACTAGACAAGGCAGAAACACTCGTAAAGGGCTTCCTCAACATGATTGAGTACCCCTCAGTAAAGTACGAGAGGATCGTGGTGATAGTAGCCACAAGCGAGGGAGTGACATGGGAACGAATCGGCCGTCATAGATGGGCCGAAATAAAGATCATGTGGAACATGCCCAAGGAAGGCTTCAGGGAATTACACAACCAACTACCAAACCCAAAACCAGACCCCGAACAAGCATGGAAATGGACCGGCGGAAACCCAGAAATGCTAGAAAAACTATACAGGGCAGACTGGGACATCAACGGCATAATCAATGACATGATAAAGGACAGAAAACTAGACATCATGATAAAAACCCTAAACAAGGAACAAGCACAAATACTAAAGCAGGCTATTGAAGACCCAGACGTAATCTATGACGAGGCAGCCAGGGCAACGCCACTAATGGAGAAACTAATCGAGAACAACCTAATCATCAGAATATGGCACAGGGAACAAAGGACATGGATCGACCAACCACCACCAGACAGAGACCCAGAACTGGGCATTGGGAAGTACTTCGCATGGCAAACACCGATACATAGGGAGGCCGTAAAAAGAGCACTGAAAAACTGA
- a CDS encoding DUF4350 domain-containing protein produces MKPSLYITASVIITLTLLITVLLGPSTTPFDVSNPYWNGYSTASTLCHVKPIYGLNQVGNVDILIVIPTMKPTASIIRALANYAAGGGTLLILSNGAMYGNDVLQLMGINASITSGVITDPVFNIINEYFPLARTPSGLVLALDNASALIIGSTPVSVIAETNAFSRVGNSTGPFIVAAEFGYGGGKVIVITTPSIFMNSMIKLGDNEEFLKQLCGNHTVGLLEPLLGGEPLSSFRVLLMDSWLEVSHYPINYVIAALPVLLLIIMLLIRTIGRA; encoded by the coding sequence TAATCATAACCCTGACACTCCTAATCACCGTGCTACTAGGCCCATCAACAACACCATTCGACGTGAGTAATCCCTACTGGAACGGCTACTCAACGGCAAGCACCCTTTGCCACGTAAAGCCCATCTATGGATTAAACCAGGTTGGTAATGTGGACATCCTCATCGTGATACCCACCATGAAGCCTACGGCATCAATTATCAGGGCATTGGCCAACTACGCCGCTGGCGGTGGCACCCTGTTGATACTAAGCAATGGAGCCATGTACGGCAATGACGTGCTTCAGTTAATGGGCATTAATGCCAGTATAACCAGTGGCGTGATCACGGACCCCGTGTTTAACATCATTAATGAGTACTTCCCACTGGCCCGCACACCCAGTGGATTAGTCCTAGCCCTTGACAATGCCTCGGCATTGATAATAGGCAGCACCCCAGTAAGTGTCATTGCGGAAACCAACGCCTTTAGCAGGGTTGGTAATTCCACTGGACCATTCATCGTGGCTGCGGAGTTTGGGTATGGTGGTGGTAAGGTCATAGTCATCACCACACCATCAATATTCATGAACTCCATGATTAAGCTTGGTGATAATGAGGAATTCCTCAAGCAATTATGCGGGAACCACACTGTGGGTCTCCTGGAACCATTACTGGGTGGGGAACCACTGTCCAGTTTCAGGGTGCTCCTTATGGACTCATGGCTGGAGGTTAGCCATTACCCCATTAATTACGTAATTGCCGCATTACCTGTGCTACTCCTAATAATAATGCTTTTAATCAGAACCATAGGTAGGGCTTAA
- a CDS encoding ATP-binding protein, with protein sequence MKRIRLRFAGQEVEFVDREVAIKQIEELADKGTWWPLVIYGPEGCGKSALFKQAVEVLRDHGYEVSYINPLSRSEGDRVILTEGLRRLLVDLGSLVIGDAAKLIDTAIELLYNAVRKGLTRKIALLADDVFQAIGLDKAEQLVKGLLNMIEYPSVNYEKIVVLISSSEGTTREKIGRHRWAEIMITWNMTKEGLEKLYNQIPEPKPPFEEVWRWTGGNPEMLEKLYKNHWDVNKVIEEVRLSRGINRRFTEKWRKHLEKTVEDPDYLWTTPEAELDKLIKELVEKNLIIEIWKRHPYLWIDTPPPEKDPELGIGTYYAWQTPIHREAIKRTLEETK encoded by the coding sequence ATGAAGCGAATCAGGTTAAGGTTTGCGGGGCAGGAGGTGGAGTTCGTAGATAGGGAAGTAGCCATCAAACAAATCGAGGAACTGGCCGATAAGGGTACCTGGTGGCCCCTAGTCATCTACGGACCCGAGGGTTGTGGGAAGTCTGCATTGTTTAAGCAGGCAGTTGAGGTTCTCAGGGATCACGGCTACGAGGTTTCATACATAAACCCACTATCAAGGTCTGAGGGAGACAGGGTAATACTCACAGAAGGCCTAAGGCGACTACTCGTGGACCTCGGATCCCTAGTAATAGGTGACGCAGCAAAACTAATAGACACAGCAATAGAACTACTCTACAACGCCGTAAGAAAAGGACTAACCCGAAAAATCGCACTACTCGCAGACGACGTATTCCAAGCCATAGGCCTCGACAAAGCCGAACAACTAGTCAAGGGACTCCTAAACATGATAGAATACCCCTCAGTAAATTACGAGAAGATCGTAGTACTGATCTCAAGCAGCGAAGGAACCACAAGGGAAAAAATAGGCAGACACAGATGGGCAGAAATAATGATCACCTGGAACATGACCAAGGAAGGACTCGAAAAACTATACAACCAAATACCAGAACCAAAACCACCATTCGAGGAAGTATGGAGATGGACAGGGGGAAACCCAGAAATGCTGGAGAAACTCTACAAAAACCACTGGGACGTCAACAAGGTAATCGAGGAAGTACGACTAAGCAGGGGAATAAACCGCAGATTCACAGAAAAATGGAGAAAACACCTAGAAAAAACCGTGGAGGACCCAGACTACCTATGGACAACACCCGAAGCAGAACTAGACAAATTAATCAAGGAATTAGTGGAGAAAAACCTAATCATAGAAATATGGAAAAGACACCCATACCTATGGATAGACACACCACCACCCGAGAAAGACCCCGAACTAGGCATAGGCACCTACTACGCCTGGCAAACACCAATCCACAGGGAAGCCATAAAAAGAACACTGGAGGAAACAAAATGA
- a CDS encoding glycosyltransferase family 2 protein codes for MCDTLSDFTVVIPTLNEESAIESVIKELIDNDIPLNRILVVDGHSTDRTVEKAINMGVKVVEQEGFGKANAIMTALKHVKTRWMVVMDGDYTYPAKYVKVLLRMACEDYDEVIGARRWLEPGSQGLIYRIGNKLLTSMFNLLFDTKLTDVLSGMYVVNTELLRYSPLNVRGFSVEAGIAAHVASMGRITEVPIEYRRRIGKKKLHVKHGIGIFADMIRLSWNYNPTFTLLFLASLIFIPGLVLGAYVGYEYLFFGIKYYVKGIIAIIMFMTGIQLFATSILSLFIKRMEYRINRLLRGVFRK; via the coding sequence ATGTGCGATACACTAAGCGACTTCACAGTCGTAATACCCACATTAAATGAGGAAAGCGCCATTGAAAGTGTGATTAAAGAGTTAATCGATAACGACATACCCCTTAACAGAATCCTCGTTGTTGACGGCCACAGCACAGACCGGACCGTGGAGAAGGCTATTAACATGGGTGTTAAGGTTGTGGAGCAAGAGGGATTTGGTAAGGCCAACGCCATAATGACAGCACTCAAACACGTTAAGACTAGGTGGATGGTGGTTATGGACGGTGATTACACATACCCAGCCAAGTACGTGAAGGTACTCCTAAGGATGGCCTGTGAGGATTATGATGAGGTTATTGGAGCCAGGAGGTGGCTGGAGCCAGGGAGCCAGGGGTTGATTTATAGGATTGGTAATAAGCTCCTCACATCAATGTTCAACCTACTCTTCGACACAAAACTAACCGATGTGCTAAGTGGTATGTACGTGGTTAACACGGAACTACTGAGGTATAGCCCACTAAACGTGAGGGGGTTCAGTGTTGAGGCCGGTATTGCAGCTCACGTGGCCTCCATGGGCAGGATCACGGAGGTGCCCATTGAGTATAGGCGTAGGATTGGTAAGAAGAAGCTTCATGTTAAGCATGGCATTGGTATATTCGCTGACATGATCAGGCTCTCCTGGAACTATAACCCAACCTTCACACTACTCTTCCTGGCATCCCTAATATTCATACCGGGGCTGGTGCTCGGGGCCTACGTGGGCTATGAGTACCTGTTCTTCGGCATTAAGTACTACGTTAAGGGCATCATAGCCATCATAATGTTCATGACCGGGATACAACTCTTCGCCACATCAATACTCTCACTATTTATTAAGAGGATGGAGTACAGGATTAACAGGCTACTAAGGGGTGTGTTTAGGAAATGA
- a CDS encoding glycosyltransferase — protein MRPMVIIALILLTIHFGVATYYYLRNLGWARNELKPRRNSNDLPRVSIILPTYNESNVILSKLDNIYAQDYPRELMELLVIDSGSTDGTAALAMKWCSEHPDLNCRVINEGVRLGKAHALNEALKHATGDVIVITDADSKWLGNSLRRAVELLMSEGVGAVSCVKAPITNNTIESTYRDYYTVLRIGESNRYSTPIFHGELAAFRKDLIMRFGGFPTDVGADDSHMATVLAINGYRALITRDVVCQELVPRAVNYHRWRLRRAQHLIQHFIKTITKYGSRIPRGFKEIVYTEFFLHVINPWVLIAGLALLLIAASQGSITAASLLGLGALLAVVVRLFRTWLYTQFILLAAMIRNMWNRELVWEKVEKDVAQ, from the coding sequence ATGAGGCCCATGGTCATCATCGCACTGATACTACTAACAATACACTTTGGAGTGGCAACCTATTACTACCTAAGAAACCTGGGCTGGGCAAGGAACGAATTAAAACCAAGACGCAACAGCAATGACCTGCCCAGGGTCAGTATAATACTGCCCACGTACAACGAATCCAACGTAATACTCAGCAAGCTAGACAACATATACGCACAGGACTACCCCAGGGAATTAATGGAATTACTAGTGATCGATTCAGGGAGCACAGACGGCACCGCAGCCCTAGCCATGAAGTGGTGCAGCGAACACCCCGATCTAAACTGCAGGGTGATAAATGAGGGGGTTAGGCTGGGCAAGGCACATGCACTAAACGAGGCTCTGAAACACGCCACCGGTGACGTGATCGTGATCACGGACGCGGATTCCAAATGGCTGGGCAACTCGCTGAGGAGGGCTGTGGAGCTCCTCATGAGCGAGGGCGTGGGTGCCGTGTCCTGTGTAAAGGCCCCAATCACTAACAACACCATAGAGTCCACGTATAGGGATTACTACACGGTACTTAGGATTGGCGAGAGCAACAGGTACTCCACACCAATATTCCACGGGGAGCTCGCGGCGTTTAGGAAGGACTTAATAATGAGGTTTGGGGGATTCCCAACCGATGTCGGTGCTGATGATAGCCACATGGCCACGGTACTGGCAATAAACGGTTACAGGGCCTTGATAACCAGAGACGTTGTTTGCCAGGAGCTAGTCCCCAGGGCAGTGAATTACCATAGGTGGAGATTGAGGAGGGCTCAACACCTAATTCAACACTTCATAAAGACCATCACCAAGTACGGCAGTAGGATCCCCAGGGGGTTCAAGGAGATAGTGTACACCGAGTTCTTCCTACACGTGATCAACCCATGGGTGCTCATTGCTGGGTTGGCGCTACTGTTGATTGCGGCGTCACAGGGATCAATAACCGCCGCATCACTCCTAGGCCTGGGCGCATTGCTTGCGGTTGTGGTTAGGCTGTTTAGGACCTGGTTATACACCCAATTCATACTCCTAGCCGCAATGATTAGGAACATGTGGAATAGGGAGTTAGTATGGGAGAAGGTGGAGAAGGACGTGGCCCAGTGA
- a CDS encoding AAA family ATPase, whose product MGINLASIIKRIKGYVGSLFLGNDYAINILLATALAGGHALIMGSVGAGKTTLAKALAKALGGTFKRVQVTNETLPSDILGFVVYTRDGNYRVVQGPIFANVVLLDEINRAPPRTLSALIEAMQEGQVTLDGMTYTLPKPHIVIATMNIQEVELGREANLPLAILDRFLASIIINYVVGDYERSVLINADKIEDELSRQGNGVISMNEFQWLVNFVRNVYVADAIYEYILALANTIRRDPRVSLPISTRAVISIMRLSRALAALNGRDYVIPDDVKVAIYPALQHRIMVKPDLAGSVRPTDIINDALNSVPVPTFIQHVIK is encoded by the coding sequence ATGGGCATTAATTTGGCGAGTATTATCAAGAGGATTAAGGGCTACGTGGGCAGCCTATTCCTGGGCAATGATTACGCCATAAACATACTACTGGCCACGGCACTAGCCGGTGGGCATGCATTGATAATGGGTAGTGTGGGTGCGGGGAAAACAACACTAGCCAAGGCACTGGCCAAGGCGCTGGGGGGCACCTTTAAGAGGGTCCAGGTAACCAATGAGACACTGCCCTCGGACATACTGGGCTTCGTGGTCTACACAAGGGATGGTAATTACAGGGTTGTTCAGGGACCCATATTCGCAAACGTGGTGCTCCTAGACGAGATAAACAGGGCACCCCCAAGGACACTATCAGCCCTCATAGAGGCCATGCAGGAGGGCCAGGTAACACTTGATGGGATGACATACACCCTACCCAAGCCCCACATAGTCATAGCAACCATGAACATACAGGAGGTGGAGCTCGGCCGCGAAGCCAACCTACCACTAGCCATACTGGATAGGTTCCTAGCAAGCATAATCATAAACTACGTAGTGGGTGATTATGAAAGGTCGGTATTGATTAACGCGGATAAGATTGAGGATGAACTGAGCAGGCAGGGCAATGGGGTTATTAGCATGAACGAGTTTCAATGGCTAGTGAACTTCGTTAGGAACGTTTACGTTGCGGATGCAATATACGAATACATACTGGCCCTAGCCAACACAATAAGGAGGGATCCCAGGGTTAGCCTACCCATAAGCACCAGGGCCGTCATAAGCATCATGAGGCTATCAAGGGCCCTCGCAGCACTTAACGGTAGGGACTACGTAATACCCGACGACGTCAAGGTCGCCATATACCCAGCACTACAGCACAGGATCATGGTTAAGCCCGACCTAGCTGGCTCCGTTAGGCCCACGGACATTATAAATGACGCCCTAAACTCAGTGCCGGTACCAACGTTCATACAGCACGTGATTAAATGA